The Vespula pensylvanica isolate Volc-1 chromosome 5, ASM1446617v1, whole genome shotgun sequence genome includes a window with the following:
- the LOC122629065 gene encoding ADP-ribosylation factor 2: MGLTISSLLTRLFGKKQMRILMVGLDAAGKTTILYKLKLGEIVTTIPTIGFNVETVEYRNICFTVWDVGGQDKIRPLWRHYFQNTQGLIYVVDSNDRERIGEAERELANMLKEDELRDAVLLVFANKQDLPNAMSAAELTDKLGLNSLRGRHWYIQSTCATQGHGLYEGLDWLSNELAKK; this comes from the coding sequence ATGGGCCTGACAATAAGCAGTTTACTTACCCGATTATTCGGTAAAAAACAAATGAGAATATTAATGGTAGGCTTGGATGCAGCTGGCAAAAccactattttatataaactcaAACTTGGCGAAATTGTAACGACTATACCAACAATTGGCTTTAATGTCGAAACGGTAGAATATAGAAACATCTGTTTTACGGTTTGGGATGTTGGTGGACAAGACAAGATTCGACCACTTTGGAGGCATTATTTCCAAAATACACAAGGTTTGATCTACGTGGTGGATAGCAATGATCGTGAACGTATCGGAGAAGCCGAACGTGAATTAGCAAACATGTTGAAAGAAGATGAACTCCGAGATGCTGTACTTTTGGTCTTTGCGAATAAACAAGATTTACCAAATGCTATGTCTGCTGCTGAGCTTACAGATAAACTGGGCCTTAATTCACTTCGTGGACGACATTGGTATATTCAAAGCACCTGTGCCACGCAAGGCCATGGATTATATGAAGGACTTGATTGGCTAAGTAATGAATTGGCTAAAAAGTGA
- the LOC122629061 gene encoding E3 ubiquitin-protein ligase ZNF598 isoform X1, translating into MSASNESVNTNTCVVCYKNVEIYSIGMCEHPVCYECSTRMRVLCRQNECPICRQDLPKVVFTREIKPFRFLRKGGLLDTRYDIYFDTVDIQEKFYELLADVCTICEEKKVFSNFQSLKDHMRHQHELHYCDLCVENLKIFSCERRCYTRSELAQHRRKGDIDDRSHKGHPLCEFCDQRYMDNDELYRHLRRDHLYCHFCDADGLHQYYSSYEYLRDHFRQEHFLCEEGMCVDEKFTSVFRTDIDLKAHKTSVHGKQLSKAAAKQARTLELEFTLAPRGENRIRRGMPGPSTSKSTRDYGFRDHNTREYQQPMALTSSSNSQANIEAANTFIRQPSVDVQSREEFPTLGNCSFIPNLNQPKGRGNVTIRSTVRPQSLAVTDENFPALGPESTNTNVSKTVNVSVSSGNLTGPSVSQSRKGSTPNVSIQVNRELNGTVTTRVSGPNVRVRPAQLSVDSEFPVLGCNKPSTSTPNSAQWKEVLQWTCTKSSSAVAPKSKKTIRSLAPSPPPIQSGEDFPSLSKSSKQNKQSAVMVVPSWVQPQSSGISNNNIKSTTESAKGKAKKKKAKHNANVNETNNTKPNKTSADIKKNCESSSNVAGSSQILEPTNNSLENSTKHNNDDKQNGQSSNDTCNDVKNSHNIKNSKEVEHTNKKDKKKCKNLEEGSCAVIVKTSSENSNTTNNILRKRTELKIDSLNSTNNNNVHQIEDFPALGSSGSRPPGFIDPPPGFESTTSPPPGFCIKVENMEQLHSNNGLTFTNSSGESYAILPSDYKHNTIYTYILPPDFQKRNKSLVAKMNEVLMEQDRIEKFRYISGLFRQGVCSAEEYYAHCCTVMGRMAVEDVFPELLVLLPDISKQQELFKVYKKELDNKVKGLEICATCNQILKNSDFQTHMVNHTLENHFPVLGKNNTGPNKNMWVRK; encoded by the exons ATGTCTGCAAGTAATGAAAGTGTGAATACTAATACATGTGTTGtatgttataaaaatgtgGAAATTTATAGTATAGGGATGTGTGAACATCCTGTATGTTATGAATGTAGTACACGAATGAGAGTGCTTTGTCGTCAAAATGAGTGTCCTATTTGTCGTCAAGATTTACCAAAAGTTGTTTTTACTAGGGAGATAAAaccatttcgttttcttcgaaaagGTGGATTATTGGACACACGATATGACATTTACTTTGACACTGTTGATATAcaagagaaattttatgagTTATTAGCTGACGTTTGTACAATttgcgaagagaaaaaagtcttTAGTAATTTCCAAAGTTTGAAGGATCATATGAGACATCAGCATGAACTTCATTATTGTGATCTTTGCGTGGAGAACCTAAAg ATTTTTTCTTGTGAACGACGTTGTTATACAAGATCAGAACTTGCTCAACATCGAAGAAAAGGTGATATAGATGATAGGAGTCACAAAGGTCATCCACTTTGTGAATTTTGTGATCAAAGATACATGGATAATGATGAGTTGTATCGTCACTTAAGACGAGATCATTTATATTGTCATTTCTGTGATGCAGATGGCTTACATCAGTATTACAGCTCATATGAATACCTTCGAGATCATTTTAGGCAAGAACATTTCCTATGTGAAGAAGGAATGTGTGTAGATGAAAAATTTACTAGTGTTTTTAGAACTGATATAGATCTAAAAGCACATAAAACGAGCGTTCATGGAAAACAATTAAGTAAAGCTGCAGCTAAACAAGCTAGGACTTTGGAATTAGAATTTACTTTGGCACCTCGAGGTGAGAATAGAATTAGAAGAGGTATGCCAGGACCGTCAACTTCCAAAAGTACAAGAGATTATGGGTTTAGAGATCATAATACTAGGGAATATCAACAACCAATGGCATTGACAAGTTCAAGCAATTCTCAAGCTAATATCGAAGCTGCAAATACTTTTATTAGACAGCCATCTGTTGATGTTCAAAGTAGAGAAGAATTTCCTACTTTAGGTAATTGTTCTTTCATACCTAATTTGAATCAACCTAAAGGTAGAGGTAATGTAACTATTCGTAGTACTGTAAGACCTCAATCATTGGCTGTCACTGATGAAAACTTTCCTGCATTGGGTCCTGAATCTACTAATACTAATGTTTCTAAAACCGTTAATGTTAGTGTTTCCAGTGGTAATTTAACTGGACCAAGTGTATCACAAAGTCGAAAAGGTTCAACGCCCAATGTTTCTATCCAAGTAAATCGTGAACTTAATGGTACAGTTACTACTAGGGTATCTGGACCTAATGTTAGAGTTCGACCTGCACAATTATCTGTAGATTCTGAATTTCCAGTTTTGGGCTGTAATAAACCTTCTACTAGTACTCCTAATTCAGCCCAATGGAAAGAGGTCTTACAGTGGACTTGTACAAAGTCCTCGTCTGCAGTTGCTCCAAAGTCCAAGAAAACAATTCGGTCATTagcaccatcaccaccacctaTACAATCTGGGGAGGACTTTCCAAGTTTATCCAAATCATCTAAGCAAAATAAACAATCTGCAGTAATGGTTGTCCCATCATGGGTTCAACCTCAATCTTCTGgcatttctaataataatataaaaagtactACAGAATCAGCAAAAgggaaagcaaaaaagaaaaaagcaaaacacAATGCCAATGTAAATGAGACTAATAATACAAAACCAAATAAGACTAGCGCCGacattaagaaaaattgtgaATCTTCTAGTAATGTTGCTGGTTCCAGTCAAATTTTAGAACCAACGAAtaattcattagaaaattctACCAAACATAATAACGATGACAAACAGAATGGGCAGTCATCCAATGATACATGTAATGATGTAAAAAATTCccacaatattaaaaattctaaggAAGTTGAGcatacaaataaaaaggataaaaagaagtgTAAAAACTTAGAGGAAGGATCTTGTGCAGTAATTGTAAAAACAAGTTCTGAAAATAGTAATACAACTAATAACATATTAAGAAAACGTACTGAACTCAAAATAGACAGTCTTAATTCtaccaataataataatgtgcaTCAAATAGAAGATTTTCCAGCTTTGGGTAGCAGTGGCTCTAGGCCACCAGGTTTTATAGATCCACCACCTGGTTTTGAATCTACTACATCTCCACCTCCAGGATTTTGTATCAAAGTTGAAAACATGGAACAATTGCATAGTAATAATGGACTCACATTTACAAACAGTTCTGGTGAAAGTTATGCTATTTTACCAAGTGATTATAAGCATAACaccatatatacttatatacttcCACCTGATTTTCAAAAGCGAAATAAATCTCTGGTAGCTAAAATGAATGAAGTATTAATGGAACAAGATCGGATTGAAAAATTCCGTTATATAAGTGGCTTGTTTCGACAAGGTGTCTGCAGTGCTGAAGAATATTATGCACACTGTTGTACCGTTATGGGTAGAATGGCAGTTGAAGATGTGTTTCCTGAGCTCTTAGTTCTTTTACCTGATATTTCAAAACAACAAGAACTatttaaagtttataaaaaagaactgGATAATAAAGTTAAGGGTTTAGAGATTTGTGCAACATgtaatcaaattttaaaaaattccgATTTTCAAACACATATGGTTAATCATACattagaaaatcattttccaGTACTTGGCAAAAATAATACAGGTCCTAACAAAAACATGTGGGTACGCAAATGA
- the LOC122629061 gene encoding E3 ubiquitin-protein ligase ZNF598 isoform X2, translating into MSASNESVNTNTCVVCYKNVEIYSIGMCEHPVCYECSTRMRVLCRQNECPICRQDLPKVVFTREIKPFRFLRKGGLLDTRYDIYFDTVDIQEKFYELLADVCTICEEKKVFSNFQSLKDHMRHQHELHYCDLCVENLKIFSCERRCYTRSELAQHRRKGDIDDRSHKGHPLCEFCDQRYMDNDELYRHLRRDHLYCHFCDADGLHQYYSSYEYLRDHFRQEHFLCEEGMCVDEKFTSVFRTDIDLKAHKTSVHGKQLSKAAAKQARTLELEFTLAPRGENRIRRGMPGPSTSKSTRDYGFRDHNTREYQQPMALTSSSNSQANIEAANTFIRQPSVDVQSREEFPTLVLGCNKPSTSTPNSAQWKEVLQWTCTKSSSAVAPKSKKTIRSLAPSPPPIQSGEDFPSLSKSSKQNKQSAVMVVPSWVQPQSSGISNNNIKSTTESAKGKAKKKKAKHNANVNETNNTKPNKTSADIKKNCESSSNVAGSSQILEPTNNSLENSTKHNNDDKQNGQSSNDTCNDVKNSHNIKNSKEVEHTNKKDKKKCKNLEEGSCAVIVKTSSENSNTTNNILRKRTELKIDSLNSTNNNNVHQIEDFPALGSSGSRPPGFIDPPPGFESTTSPPPGFCIKVENMEQLHSNNGLTFTNSSGESYAILPSDYKHNTIYTYILPPDFQKRNKSLVAKMNEVLMEQDRIEKFRYISGLFRQGVCSAEEYYAHCCTVMGRMAVEDVFPELLVLLPDISKQQELFKVYKKELDNKVKGLEICATCNQILKNSDFQTHMVNHTLENHFPVLGKNNTGPNKNMWVRK; encoded by the exons ATGTCTGCAAGTAATGAAAGTGTGAATACTAATACATGTGTTGtatgttataaaaatgtgGAAATTTATAGTATAGGGATGTGTGAACATCCTGTATGTTATGAATGTAGTACACGAATGAGAGTGCTTTGTCGTCAAAATGAGTGTCCTATTTGTCGTCAAGATTTACCAAAAGTTGTTTTTACTAGGGAGATAAAaccatttcgttttcttcgaaaagGTGGATTATTGGACACACGATATGACATTTACTTTGACACTGTTGATATAcaagagaaattttatgagTTATTAGCTGACGTTTGTACAATttgcgaagagaaaaaagtcttTAGTAATTTCCAAAGTTTGAAGGATCATATGAGACATCAGCATGAACTTCATTATTGTGATCTTTGCGTGGAGAACCTAAAg ATTTTTTCTTGTGAACGACGTTGTTATACAAGATCAGAACTTGCTCAACATCGAAGAAAAGGTGATATAGATGATAGGAGTCACAAAGGTCATCCACTTTGTGAATTTTGTGATCAAAGATACATGGATAATGATGAGTTGTATCGTCACTTAAGACGAGATCATTTATATTGTCATTTCTGTGATGCAGATGGCTTACATCAGTATTACAGCTCATATGAATACCTTCGAGATCATTTTAGGCAAGAACATTTCCTATGTGAAGAAGGAATGTGTGTAGATGAAAAATTTACTAGTGTTTTTAGAACTGATATAGATCTAAAAGCACATAAAACGAGCGTTCATGGAAAACAATTAAGTAAAGCTGCAGCTAAACAAGCTAGGACTTTGGAATTAGAATTTACTTTGGCACCTCGAGGTGAGAATAGAATTAGAAGAGGTATGCCAGGACCGTCAACTTCCAAAAGTACAAGAGATTATGGGTTTAGAGATCATAATACTAGGGAATATCAACAACCAATGGCATTGACAAGTTCAAGCAATTCTCAAGCTAATATCGAAGCTGCAAATACTTTTATTAGACAGCCATCTGTTGATGTTCAAAGTAGAGAAGAATTTCCTACTTTAG TTTTGGGCTGTAATAAACCTTCTACTAGTACTCCTAATTCAGCCCAATGGAAAGAGGTCTTACAGTGGACTTGTACAAAGTCCTCGTCTGCAGTTGCTCCAAAGTCCAAGAAAACAATTCGGTCATTagcaccatcaccaccacctaTACAATCTGGGGAGGACTTTCCAAGTTTATCCAAATCATCTAAGCAAAATAAACAATCTGCAGTAATGGTTGTCCCATCATGGGTTCAACCTCAATCTTCTGgcatttctaataataatataaaaagtactACAGAATCAGCAAAAgggaaagcaaaaaagaaaaaagcaaaacacAATGCCAATGTAAATGAGACTAATAATACAAAACCAAATAAGACTAGCGCCGacattaagaaaaattgtgaATCTTCTAGTAATGTTGCTGGTTCCAGTCAAATTTTAGAACCAACGAAtaattcattagaaaattctACCAAACATAATAACGATGACAAACAGAATGGGCAGTCATCCAATGATACATGTAATGATGTAAAAAATTCccacaatattaaaaattctaaggAAGTTGAGcatacaaataaaaaggataaaaagaagtgTAAAAACTTAGAGGAAGGATCTTGTGCAGTAATTGTAAAAACAAGTTCTGAAAATAGTAATACAACTAATAACATATTAAGAAAACGTACTGAACTCAAAATAGACAGTCTTAATTCtaccaataataataatgtgcaTCAAATAGAAGATTTTCCAGCTTTGGGTAGCAGTGGCTCTAGGCCACCAGGTTTTATAGATCCACCACCTGGTTTTGAATCTACTACATCTCCACCTCCAGGATTTTGTATCAAAGTTGAAAACATGGAACAATTGCATAGTAATAATGGACTCACATTTACAAACAGTTCTGGTGAAAGTTATGCTATTTTACCAAGTGATTATAAGCATAACaccatatatacttatatacttcCACCTGATTTTCAAAAGCGAAATAAATCTCTGGTAGCTAAAATGAATGAAGTATTAATGGAACAAGATCGGATTGAAAAATTCCGTTATATAAGTGGCTTGTTTCGACAAGGTGTCTGCAGTGCTGAAGAATATTATGCACACTGTTGTACCGTTATGGGTAGAATGGCAGTTGAAGATGTGTTTCCTGAGCTCTTAGTTCTTTTACCTGATATTTCAAAACAACAAGAACTatttaaagtttataaaaaagaactgGATAATAAAGTTAAGGGTTTAGAGATTTGTGCAACATgtaatcaaattttaaaaaattccgATTTTCAAACACATATGGTTAATCATACattagaaaatcattttccaGTACTTGGCAAAAATAATACAGGTCCTAACAAAAACATGTGGGTACGCAAATGA